A part of Periplaneta americana isolate PAMFEO1 chromosome 17, P.americana_PAMFEO1_priV1, whole genome shotgun sequence genomic DNA contains:
- the LOC138692915 gene encoding uncharacterized protein, whose amino-acid sequence MEQKHLFHINDMKSSWSRMRLFKRRCSDPSPQLVSLSPICQDVINDVIPDDTATVRSRHHQRPPPVPNQGSAANKGASACEGSPKPNRKGLATWGKKVGRKWEQLKRSDSSELLAVTPGRRRHWSPNKTPVQQQQQQQAGSAGGTTARSRRISRVESLRNLFVGRSSKVDKETNTERDPEWVKEECKRGLVDLYQLNAMLMLDERRRLLSTSSEDGGGGGGVLLEEQLLEYLQNSLGSDAKAISCEDLLSTFRAVANDEDLSLSGKTKKTGTVGQKSTGRPTKLSVLTEENTCSASPRTARSTKRRSGVQTSGKGLGDRAASTSCDDLLANDNTSIEVRSKASGARNAVRSVSLSAATSTPDSPLSVSDLCLFLNNLLLLRSDESGYESDSTRAGSDSPRGSIKSTTSDFPSSNGLIFGSVQPRRGTTNSNTSSFAESDDVAASVYGQVHGEAEGEAKKEAEKEDTDSVFEAPDEPDNEVKPSSVPGKRQRSVSATLNETDEEKLSFSRKRNAKINIGIRRGDVKAIGRRPRSTSGCPEYTEDPVESLVCDRCKPEEGQRELKCFRLTKDDTGELGVYIERKDPRTSCYVISHIEQGGLMDRDGRFRIGDELVKVNGRRLRGMTLQEARTTLKNAPREVDIVIARKSGDPNPAPGDLEPAKSKTDKEEMTKEKPPAAVQKEEPTKDKPPAVTGMRKFSYQLDHVTPRRRSCNVAPTVTAPGRRVTAGTLPRRPKSLSLSLFTVTFHKGPGRKSLGFSVVGGQDSPKGSMGIFVKTVFHSGQAAEEGSLKEGDEILAVNGTPLQGLTHSEAITVFKNIKSGEVLLHVGRRDPQTRRASKSKSCDDLDKFNG is encoded by the exons CAGGATGCGCCTGTTCAAACGCCGCTGCTCCGACCCCAGCCCGCAGCTGGTCAGCCTCTCTCCAATCTGTCAAGATGTCATCAACGACGTCATACCCGACGACACCGCCACGGTCAGGTCACGGCATCACCAGAGACCGCCACCGGTGCCAAACCAGGGGTCTGCAGCGAACAAGGGAGCGTCGGCGTGCGAGGGCTCTCCTAAGCCTAACAGAAAAG GCCTGGCGACGTGGGGAAAGAAGGTTGGGCGTAAATGGGAGCAGCTGAAGAGAAGCGACTCGTCGGAGCTCCTGGCCGTGACGCCGGGGCGGCGGCGGCATTGGTCGCCCAACAAGACGCCGgtgcagcagcaacagcagcagcaggcggGCTCGGCGGGCGGCACCACGGCGCGCAGCCGGCGCATCTCTCGCGTCGAGTCGCTGCGCAACCTGTTCGTGGGGCGCAGCAGCAAAGTGGACAAGGAGACCAACACGGAGCGCGACCCCGAGTGGGTCAAGGAGGAATGCAAGCGCGGCCTGGTCGACCTGTATCAGCTCAACGCCATGCTCATGCTCGACGAGCGTCGACGTCTACTGTCCACGTCATCCGAAGACGGCGGCGGTGGAGGCGGCGTCCTTCTCGAGGAGCAGCTGCTTGAGTATTTGCAGAACTCGCTGGGGTCAGATGCCAAAGCTATCAGCTGCGAAGACCTGCTGTCCACTTTCAGGGCCGTCGCTAACGACGAGGACTTGTCG CTGTCGGGTAAGACCAAGAAGACCGGCACTGTAGGACAGAAATCAACGGGGCGCCCCACGAAGCTGTCTGTGCTTACTGAAGAGAACACGTGCTCCGCATCGCCGCGCACGGCGAGAAGCACCAAACGGCGATCAGGTGTCCAGACGTCGGGTAAGGGCTTAGGCGACAGAGCCGCCTCCACGAGCTGCGACGACCTGCTAGCCAACGACAACACGAGCATCGAAGTGCGCTCCAAGGCGAGCGGCGCCCGCAACGCCGTGAGGAGCGTCAGTTTGTCAGCCGCCACGTCGACGCCAGACTCGCCGCTGTCCGTGAGCGACTTGTGCCTGTTCCTCAACAACCTGCTGCTGCTGCGGTCCGACGAGAGCGGCTACGAAAGCGATTCGACTCGCGCGGGATCTGACTCGCCGCGAGGTTCCATCAAATCCACCACCTCCGACTTCCCCTCCTCCAACGGCCTCATCTTCGGCAGTGTCCAACCGCGACGGGGCACTACCAACTCCAACACGTCCTCGTTCGCCGAGTCGGATGACGTGGCTGCCTCCGTGTACGGCCAAGTGCACGGGGAAGCGGAGGGAGAGGCCAAAAAGGAGGCGGAGAAGGAAGACACCGATAGCGTTTTCGAGGCGCCAGATGAACCCGACAACGAAGTCAAACCTTCCTCCGTGCCCGGAAAGAGACAGCGGTCGGTATCCGCGACGCTCAACGAGACGGACGAGGAGAAATTGTCTTTCTCGAGGAAGAGGAACGCCAAGATCAACATCGGCATTAGACGCGGCGACGTCAAGGCCATTGGGCGGCGGCCGCGCTCCACCAGCGGATGTCCGGAGTACACCGAGGACCCCGTAGAATCTTTGGTGTGCGACAGGTGCAAACCGGAAGAAGGACAGAGGGAGCTCAAGTGCTTCCGACTCACCAAGGACGACACCGGAGAGCTGGGGGTATACATCGAGAGGAAGGACCCGCGCACAAGTTGCTATGTTATCTCGCACATCGAACAGGGCGGCCTCATGGACAG AGATGGTCGTTTCCGCATCGGCGACGAGCTCGTTAAAGTGAACGGACGGCGCTTGCGTGGTATGACGTTACAAGAAGCCCGAACGACGCTCAAGAACGCTCCCCGTGAAGTAGACATTGTTATAGCCCGAAAATCTGGGGATCCAAACCCTGCTCCGGGCGACCTCGAGCCTGCGAAATCAAAGACGGATAAGGAAGAAATGACCAAGGAGAAGCCACCTGCCGCTGTGCAGAAGGAGGAACCCACAAAAGACAAGCCTCCTGCGGTGACCGGGATGAGGAAGTTCTCGTACCAGTTGGACCATGTGACGCCGCGGCGGCGGAGCTGCAACGTGGCGCCCACCGTAACGGCGCCGGGACGTCGTGTCACTGCAGGGACGCTGCCCAGGAGGCCGAAGTCGCTATCCCTCTCACTCTTCACCGTGACCTTTCACAAGGGACCTGGGAGGAAATCACTAGGGTTCAGCGTCGTTGGTGGACAGGATTCTCCCAAGGGCAGCATGGGCATTTTCGTCAAGACGGTGTTCCACTCTGGACAAGCGGCTGAGGAAGGCAGTCTCAAGGAAG GTGATGAGATCTTGGCTGTGAATGGCACACCACTGCAAGGGCTAACACACTCTGAAGCAATTACcgtgtttaaaaatattaaaagtggGGAAGTACTCCTGCACGTGGGACGGAGAGACCCTCAAACACGAAG GGCCAGCAAATCAAAATCATGTGATGACTTGGACAAATTTAATGGCTGA